A genomic segment from Arcobacter acticola encodes:
- a CDS encoding glycosyltransferase yields MNHKTTISYKTKNILIDKLSHQDNIEVLREGNFFSKFFSKKKYADVYFHSGSLDENSIENILNAKMTIANCFSSMNEIIAKTKISHEKVKVIYPSVDLEYKKNKDVKEKLCEELQIDVKNKIILFTAKNFKSSGIKEFLDICSSISYENFKVIVAGEKQQIRTLQFQIPKYQNLQDKIILLEDYKNMDDLFLASDIFILPTYNKTFASNVIKAMFCRCAVFLSINNDAKEIVDVFASMDSPSDSSMSFKLDAVLKGKDDLKLIKKENRKLASEFSLANNLLKFNAIIDNI; encoded by the coding sequence ATGAACCATAAAACAACAATATCATACAAAACAAAGAATATCCTAATTGATAAGTTATCACATCAAGATAATATTGAGGTTTTAAGAGAAGGAAACTTCTTTTCAAAATTTTTCTCAAAGAAAAAGTATGCAGATGTATATTTTCATAGTGGTAGTTTAGATGAAAATTCAATTGAAAATATATTAAATGCAAAAATGACAATTGCTAATTGTTTTTCATCTATGAATGAAATCATAGCAAAAACAAAGATTTCTCATGAAAAAGTAAAGGTAATATATCCAAGTGTTGATCTTGAGTATAAAAAAAACAAAGATGTAAAAGAAAAACTTTGTGAAGAATTACAAATTGATGTAAAAAATAAGATTATCTTATTTACTGCAAAAAATTTCAAATCTTCTGGTATAAAAGAATTCTTAGATATATGCTCATCAATTTCATATGAAAACTTTAAAGTTATAGTTGCAGGTGAAAAACAACAAATAAGAACATTGCAATTTCAAATTCCAAAATATCAAAATCTCCAAGATAAAATAATTCTATTAGAAGATTATAAAAATATGGATGACTTGTTTTTGGCTTCAGATATATTTATCTTGCCTACATATAATAAAACTTTTGCTAGCAATGTAATAAAAGCAATGTTTTGTAGATGTGCCGTATTTTTGAGTATTAATAACGATGCAAAAGAGATTGTTGATGTGTTTGCTTCGATGGATTCACCTAGTGATTCAAGCATGAGTTTCAAATTAGATGCCGTATTAAAAGGGAAAGATGACCTTAAATTAATTAAAAAAGAGAATAGAAAACTTGCATCAGAGTTTAGTTTAGCAAATAATTTATTG
- the gmhB gene encoding D-glycero-beta-D-manno-heptose 1,7-bisphosphate 7-phosphatase — MSNLTKKIIFLDRDGVINYDHGYVGEIEKFEFIDGVFEACNHFSKLGYEIIVITNQSGIGRGYYSEEDFINLTNWMKDEFKKNGINILKVYYCPHSPDKDCECRKPKIGMITQAINDFNIDLEKSWLIGDKISDIQTAVNANIKNTILIKEDKKIASFTANSLFHTINIIKKQGK; from the coding sequence ATTTCAAACTTAACAAAAAAAATTATATTTCTTGATAGAGATGGTGTTATAAACTATGACCATGGATACGTTGGAGAAATAGAAAAGTTTGAATTTATAGATGGTGTATTTGAAGCTTGTAATCATTTTTCTAAACTTGGATATGAAATAATTGTAATTACGAATCAATCAGGAATAGGAAGAGGCTATTATTCAGAAGAAGATTTTATAAATCTTACAAATTGGATGAAAGATGAATTCAAAAAAAATGGTATAAATATCTTAAAAGTTTATTATTGCCCTCACTCACCTGATAAAGATTGTGAATGTAGAAAACCAAAAATAGGAATGATTACTCAAGCAATTAATGATTTTAATATTGACTTAGAAAAATCTTGGTTAATTGGAGATAAAATTTCAGATATACAAACAGCTGTAAATGCGAATATAAAAAACACTATTTTGATAAAAGAAGACAAGAAAATTGCTTCATTTACTGCTAATAGCTTATTTCACACAATAAATATAATTAAAAAACAAGGTAAATAA
- the rfaD gene encoding ADP-glyceromanno-heptose 6-epimerase — translation MTFNDIDFNSKTILITGGAGFIGSNLAFYFQNNFPMAKVVVVDCFRSGEIFSNGNLKSFGHFKNLLGFKGIVISGDINDKKLLKNLKLNYKFDYIFHQAAISDTTVSEQDLMIKTNVNAYEDLLKIAINHKANMIYASSAATYGDSDRFEVGYERANNAYGFSKVMMDNITYEYLKKDLDISIVGLKYFNVYGPKEFYKNKTASMVVQFAHQILKGLTPKLFEGSDKILRDFIYIEDVIQANIKACNPKQSGIYNVGTGKARSFEDIVNILQKELEIDKGKEYIPNPFIGAYQFFTEANIESTKENLGYKPRYEMEDGIKSYIPEIKRLFKEEVK, via the coding sequence ATGACTTTCAACGATATCGATTTTAATAGTAAGACTATTTTAATAACAGGTGGTGCTGGATTTATTGGTTCTAATTTAGCATTCTACTTTCAAAACAATTTTCCAATGGCAAAAGTTGTTGTTGTTGATTGTTTTAGAAGTGGAGAAATATTTTCAAATGGAAATTTAAAAAGTTTTGGTCATTTTAAAAATTTATTAGGATTCAAAGGAATTGTAATAAGTGGAGATATTAACGACAAAAAATTATTAAAGAACTTAAAATTAAACTATAAATTCGATTATATTTTTCATCAAGCAGCAATTTCAGATACAACAGTTAGTGAGCAAGATTTGATGATAAAAACAAATGTAAATGCCTATGAAGATTTATTAAAAATTGCCATTAATCATAAAGCAAATATGATATATGCAAGTAGTGCTGCAACTTATGGAGATAGCGATAGATTTGAAGTAGGATATGAGCGAGCAAATAATGCATATGGATTTTCAAAAGTAATGATGGATAATATTACTTATGAGTATTTAAAAAAAGATTTAGATATTTCAATTGTTGGACTAAAGTATTTCAATGTATATGGACCAAAAGAATTTTATAAAAATAAAACAGCTTCAATGGTTGTACAATTTGCACATCAAATATTAAAAGGTTTAACTCCAAAATTATTTGAAGGAAGTGATAAAATATTAAGAGACTTTATTTATATTGAAGATGTTATTCAAGCAAATATTAAGGCTTGTAATCCTAAACAATCTGGTATTTACAATGTAGGAACGGGAAAAGCTAGAAGTTTTGAAGATATCGTAAATATTTTACAAAAAGAGTTAGAAATAGATAAGGGGAAAGAGTATATTCCCAATCCTTTTATTGGTGCTTACCAATTCTTCACTGAGGCAAATATCGAATCTACAAAAGAGAATTTAGGGTATAAACCAAGATATGAAATGGAAGATGGGATAAAATCCTATATACCAGAAATAAAAAGATTATTCAAAGAAGAAGTTAAATAA
- the gmhA gene encoding D-sedoheptulose 7-phosphate isomerase encodes MKQTIKNEFLSHLEVINLTIETMQDKLEQASLLVVETLKNGNKILLCGNGGSAADAQHIAAELVGRYKSDRRGLPAIALTTDTSILTSVGNDYGYEKIFDRQVEALANKGDLIIGISTSGNSKNIVNVLKLGRELDCKTVGFSGYKGGIMNEFCDINLIVPSNNTPRIQEMHILFGHIICQIVDDELS; translated from the coding sequence ATGAAACAAACAATTAAAAACGAATTTTTATCTCACCTCGAAGTTATAAATTTAACAATTGAAACTATGCAAGATAAACTTGAACAAGCTTCTTTATTAGTAGTAGAAACACTAAAAAATGGTAATAAAATTCTTTTATGTGGAAATGGTGGAAGTGCAGCTGATGCACAACACATAGCAGCTGAACTAGTAGGAAGATATAAAAGTGATAGACGAGGTCTTCCTGCGATTGCACTTACAACTGATACAAGCATATTAACATCTGTTGGAAATGATTATGGATATGAAAAAATTTTTGACAGACAAGTTGAAGCACTAGCAAATAAAGGTGATTTAATTATTGGGATTAGTACAAGCGGAAATAGTAAAAATATTGTTAATGTATTAAAACTTGGACGAGAGTTAGATTGTAAAACAGTAGGTTTTTCTGGATATAAGGGAGGAATTATGAATGAATTTTGTGATATAAATTTAATCGTTCCTTCAAATAATACTCCTCGCATTCAGGAGATGCATATTTTATTTGGACATATTATTTGTCAGATTGTGGATGATGAATTGAGTTAA
- a CDS encoding O-antigen ligase family protein encodes MPIILQKLKNIPRIDYINYLILLYAFTLSFPSEIKRVIAIFMIILWITDKTKYDFKLPKTNIFLFFWIFIGYCLVSYFWSDVSFHEALKYIKRYWYYLPIFIIFKYLKKEYFEYAISFFLFGMFISEILSYGNFFSFWKIGFGRPHDPTVFMQHTLYSIFLSVCAIFLLSKIIYEEDTKKRMIYLFFFTTVTINLLIGSGRTGYFTLSITLIIVIIFIYKTKLKIILTTIVLLSIVLFLSYNLSPNFKNRISSINSDITKVINNSNYSTPIGARIGLWIIAKEITKDNLLFGLGIADNINKKNEYITTNKLTNFNYVEELVHFHNNFLEIITQFGIVGLALFIYLFFLIAKIEIKDKTIYVLKISTLSIFLLGSLSDMLFYLNDTMFLFSFAIGIILAKYKLEDQDRKLLINQG; translated from the coding sequence ATGCCCATAATATTACAAAAATTAAAAAATATTCCTAGAATCGACTATATAAACTATTTAATATTACTTTATGCTTTTACTTTAAGTTTTCCAAGTGAAATAAAAAGAGTAATTGCAATATTTATGATAATACTATGGATTACAGACAAAACAAAATATGATTTTAAATTACCAAAAACAAATATATTTTTATTTTTTTGGATATTTATAGGATATTGTTTAGTATCTTACTTCTGGAGTGATGTTAGTTTTCATGAAGCATTAAAATATATTAAAAGATATTGGTACTATTTACCTATATTTATAATTTTCAAATATCTAAAAAAAGAATATTTTGAATATGCAATAAGTTTTTTTCTTTTTGGAATGTTTATTAGTGAAATTTTGTCTTATGGAAATTTTTTTTCTTTTTGGAAAATTGGTTTTGGTAGACCACATGATCCTACTGTATTTATGCAACATACACTTTATAGTATATTTTTATCTGTATGTGCTATTTTTTTACTTTCTAAAATAATTTATGAAGAAGACACTAAAAAGAGGATGATTTATTTATTCTTTTTTACTACAGTAACAATAAACTTACTTATAGGTTCTGGAAGAACAGGTTATTTTACTTTATCTATTACTTTAATTATTGTTATAATTTTTATTTATAAAACTAAATTAAAAATAATTCTTACCACGATCGTTCTCCTTTCAATAGTGTTATTTTTATCATACAATCTATCACCAAATTTCAAAAATAGAATTTCTTCTATTAACTCTGATATTACAAAAGTAATTAACAATTCTAACTACAGTACTCCAATTGGAGCAAGAATTGGTTTATGGATTATTGCAAAAGAAATAACAAAAGATAATTTATTATTTGGGTTAGGCATAGCCGATAATATAAATAAAAAAAATGAATATATAACAACTAACAAATTAACAAATTTTAATTATGTTGAAGAGTTAGTACATTTTCACAATAATTTTCTTGAGATAATTACTCAATTTGGGATAGTAGGATTAGCTTTATTTATTTATTTATTTTTTTTGATTGCTAAAATCGAAATAAAAGATAAAACTATTTATGTATTAAAAATTTCAACTCTAAGCATTTTTTTATTAGGTAGCTTGAGTGATATGTTATTTTATTTAAATGATACAATGTTCTTATTTTCATTTGCTATTGGAATTATACTAGCAAAATATAAATTAGAAGATCAAGATAGAAAATTACTTATTAATCAAGGATAA
- a CDS encoding glycosyltransferase, whose protein sequence is MQNNKLIGLVVTNLAGSGAEKVVLNLFNMFEKFGHNVYIFLLEDIICYDLLEKEKSKIISLTTNRKYHKLFSFMGDQRLHYLLEKKIVFIEKEENQNFDLILSNLPGSDRVLQYSTRNNVYFCIHTSYFQEIEEFKSKGKYARAKKKYELYRQIYKNKKLIIVSNKIEEDLNKLEVEYKSIICIYNPFNFGEIIKKANEKIDIIEEDYILSASAFRPVKRYDILLDAYKKSEIKLKLILLCNPTKEIIEMINNRGLQNKVIILGFKRNPYPIIKKAKFLVLSSEREGLPTVLIESLILDTPVVSTNCISGPSEILVGELSKYLVKVNDSDDLALKMNQVIENTINIKAEYISKFNEDNVINQYLSLINK, encoded by the coding sequence ATGCAAAATAATAAATTAATTGGATTAGTTGTTACAAATCTTGCAGGAAGTGGAGCTGAAAAAGTAGTTTTAAATTTATTTAATATGTTTGAGAAATTTGGACATAATGTGTATATTTTTTTATTGGAAGATATTATTTGTTATGATTTATTAGAGAAGGAAAAAAGTAAAATCATAAGTTTAACAACGAATAGGAAATATCATAAACTATTTTCATTTATGGGTGATCAAAGATTACATTATCTTCTAGAAAAGAAGATAGTCTTTATTGAAAAAGAAGAAAATCAGAATTTTGATCTAATACTATCAAATTTACCGGGATCTGATAGAGTTTTACAATATTCAACTAGAAACAATGTTTATTTTTGCATACATACTTCTTATTTTCAAGAAATTGAAGAATTTAAATCAAAAGGAAAATATGCTCGTGCTAAGAAAAAATATGAACTTTATAGACAAATATATAAAAATAAAAAATTAATTATTGTTTCAAATAAAATTGAAGAAGATTTAAATAAATTAGAAGTTGAATATAAGTCTATTATATGCATATATAATCCTTTTAATTTTGGAGAAATTATAAAAAAAGCCAATGAGAAGATTGATATAATTGAAGAGGATTATATATTAAGTGCTTCAGCATTCAGGCCAGTTAAACGATATGATATTCTTCTTGATGCTTATAAAAAATCTGAAATTAAATTAAAATTAATTTTATTATGTAATCCAACAAAAGAGATAATTGAAATGATTAATAATAGAGGATTACAAAATAAAGTAATAATTTTGGGATTTAAAAGAAATCCTTATCCAATTATTAAAAAAGCAAAATTTTTAGTTTTATCTTCTGAAAGAGAAGGTCTACCAACAGTATTAATTGAATCTTTAATCTTAGATACCCCTGTTGTTTCAACAAACTGTATATCAGGTCCAAGTGAAATTTTAGTTGGAGAATTATCAAAGTATTTAGTAAAAGTTAATGATTCTGATGATTTAGCATTAAAAATGAATCAAGTTATAGAAAATACTATCAATATAAAAGCTGAATACATTAGTAAGTTTAATGAAGATAATGTTATTAATCAGTATTTATCCTTGATTAATAAGTAA
- a CDS encoding polysaccharide pyruvyl transferase family protein: MKSVVLLNDTSFENHHGCNIVIENIKRNLEKRDIKLLATNPIGKDWKSNKTFLNSLNQSDGVIINAEGTIHDDSDYAYSLLEIVDYTNKPCFLINMTYQNNSEKFSKLVSKFEKIYVRETFSKKELEKNNIDSVVVPDMTFYTLKKNYQQLNEKKIYITDSHDIKKSEELYRIAENNEIVFIPIIAPFKKYSNLNGFLKKLKFNFFNYYGSFIEKFMSLKYKYKRFILVNNEDDLLKNIRNSNFLISARFHAICLSLHFQVPFIALSSNTFKIESLLSDIGLDKIRIIDIKKLNDIERVKNDYNSFSKEELNKIDDYIITANQQIEFMFDEINLILGKYDAK; the protein is encoded by the coding sequence TTGAAAAGTGTAGTTTTATTAAATGATACTTCATTTGAAAATCATCATGGTTGTAATATAGTTATAGAAAATATAAAAAGAAATTTAGAAAAAAGAGATATAAAATTACTTGCTACAAATCCAATAGGAAAAGATTGGAAGAGTAATAAAACTTTTTTAAATAGTTTGAATCAATCTGATGGAGTAATAATAAATGCAGAGGGAACAATACATGATGATAGTGATTATGCATATTCTTTATTAGAAATTGTAGATTATACGAATAAGCCTTGTTTTTTGATAAATATGACTTATCAGAATAATTCTGAAAAATTTTCAAAATTAGTTTCAAAATTTGAGAAAATTTATGTTAGAGAAACATTTAGCAAAAAAGAGTTAGAAAAAAACAACATTGATTCTGTAGTTGTACCTGATATGACTTTTTATACTTTGAAAAAAAATTATCAACAATTAAATGAAAAAAAGATATATATTACGGATAGCCATGATATTAAAAAATCAGAAGAATTATATAGAATTGCAGAAAACAATGAAATAGTTTTTATTCCAATAATTGCACCATTTAAAAAATATAGTAACTTAAATGGTTTTTTAAAAAAATTAAAATTTAATTTTTTTAATTATTATGGATCTTTCATCGAGAAATTTATGAGTCTTAAATATAAATATAAAAGATTTATACTTGTAAATAATGAAGATGATTTATTAAAAAATATTAGAAATTCTAATTTTTTAATATCTGCAAGATTTCATGCAATTTGTTTATCTTTACATTTTCAAGTACCTTTTATTGCGTTATCTTCAAATACTTTTAAAATTGAATCATTATTGAGTGATATAGGTTTGGATAAAATAAGAATTATTGATATAAAAAAACTAAATGATATTGAAAGAGTAAAAAATGATTATAATTCTTTTTCAAAAGAAGAACTAAATAAAATTGATGATTATATTATTACGGCTAATCAACAAATAGAATTTATGTTTGATGAAATAAATTTAATTTTAGGAAAATATGATGCAAAATAA
- a CDS encoding ELM1/GtrOC1 family putative glycosyltransferase — protein sequence MKVLVIKDDKPGHYNQTEGLVLYLKEMSNDLEVEYIQIEIKSKLTRKILRFLLNTFPKLFTQNSLKYLSFFYKNYSIPKNIPDLIISTGGNTSNLNAWFAKIYKCKNILNGALRGLKEELFTNITTVIDLGYKNQIILDVAPNTITKEKLLEKSNEFLKLNNLDINQKYYTLLIGGNGAGYKYDNKFYDDLINFVKKISKDKNIKWLITTSRRTPLEIENKLEKMLKEYYSYFVAYNKKEEKILLPFFGLSEAIFVTEESSSMISEAISSSKKVFTIGNEYSDADENYKSILKKFELNNQIIRIKNFSLHDNRHEFNNKNINCEFRNFIKKEFR from the coding sequence ATGAAAGTATTAGTAATAAAAGATGACAAACCAGGTCACTACAATCAAACAGAGGGATTGGTATTATATTTAAAAGAAATGTCTAATGATTTAGAAGTTGAGTATATACAAATAGAAATAAAATCAAAATTGACTAGAAAAATATTGAGATTTTTATTAAATACTTTTCCTAAGCTTTTTACACAAAATAGTTTAAAATATCTTTCTTTTTTTTATAAGAATTATTCTATACCAAAAAATATACCAGATTTAATTATTTCAACAGGTGGAAATACTTCAAATTTAAACGCATGGTTTGCAAAAATTTATAAATGTAAAAATATTTTAAATGGAGCATTAAGAGGCTTAAAAGAAGAACTTTTTACAAATATTACAACTGTAATTGATTTGGGGTATAAAAATCAAATTATTTTAGATGTTGCACCAAATACAATAACAAAAGAGAAGTTATTAGAAAAATCAAATGAGTTTTTAAAATTAAATAATTTAGATATAAATCAAAAATATTATACTTTGTTAATAGGTGGAAATGGTGCTGGGTACAAATATGATAATAAATTTTATGATGATTTAATAAATTTTGTAAAAAAAATATCAAAAGATAAGAATATTAAATGGCTTATCACAACTTCAAGAAGAACGCCGCTTGAAATAGAGAATAAGTTAGAGAAAATGTTAAAAGAATATTACTCTTATTTTGTAGCATATAACAAGAAAGAGGAAAAAATTTTGTTACCTTTCTTTGGTTTAAGTGAAGCTATTTTTGTTACAGAAGAAAGTTCTTCAATGATAAGTGAAGCTATTTCTTCATCAAAAAAGGTTTTTACAATTGGAAATGAATATTCAGATGCAGATGAAAATTATAAAAGTATATTAAAAAAATTTGAATTAAATAATCAAATTATAAGAATAAAAAATTTCTCTTTACACGATAATAGACATGAATTTAATAATAAAAATATTAATTGTGAATTTAGAAATTTTATTAAGAAAGAATTTAGATGA
- a CDS encoding glycosyltransferase family 4 protein codes for MKICQILAGNEDGGLEKHTIELSKQLVNRGFDVTVIAHEDFKESFENIKFIPLDLSKSRNNFFILFKLYKILKKENFDIIHTQANKATSMVTKIKSFINTKIVSTLHNYKKNLSAFEKSNFVITVSDNIGKNLKTKNKVTIYNGISFNYDENLKIDLYSKYNIEKDKFIICSVARLTKVKRFELILSAIKNLDLHLILVGSGEEENNLRNEVTRLNIENKVTFTGNLVNNEVKEIISSSSLFVMSSDNEGFPYTFVETMFCKTPFISTPVSDMEKLLGKKYITHFSDVNDLSSKIGYVKDNYNEVVADFQEKFDYAQNKFTIENMVNETISVYKKVLR; via the coding sequence ATGAAAATATGTCAAATTCTTGCAGGAAATGAAGATGGTGGTTTAGAAAAACACACTATAGAATTATCAAAACAGTTAGTAAATAGAGGTTTTGATGTAACTGTAATTGCTCATGAAGATTTTAAAGAATCTTTTGAAAATATAAAATTCATTCCCCTTGATTTATCAAAAAGCAGAAATAATTTTTTTATTTTATTTAAACTTTATAAAATACTAAAAAAAGAGAATTTTGACATTATTCATACTCAAGCTAATAAAGCAACTTCAATGGTGACTAAAATAAAATCATTTATTAACACTAAAATAGTTTCTACTTTACATAATTATAAAAAGAATTTATCAGCGTTTGAAAAAAGTAATTTTGTGATTACTGTTTCAGATAATATTGGAAAAAATCTGAAAACAAAAAATAAAGTTACTATATACAACGGAATTTCATTTAATTATGATGAAAATTTAAAAATAGATCTTTATTCTAAATATAATATTGAAAAAGATAAATTTATAATTTGTAGTGTTGCAAGATTGACAAAGGTAAAAAGATTTGAATTAATATTATCAGCTATCAAGAATTTAGATTTACACTTGATTTTAGTAGGTTCAGGAGAAGAAGAAAATAATTTAAGAAATGAAGTAACAAGATTAAATATTGAGAATAAAGTAACTTTCACTGGTAATTTAGTAAATAATGAAGTTAAAGAAATTATTTCATCATCATCATTATTTGTTATGTCTTCTGATAATGAAGGATTTCCTTACACATTTGTTGAAACTATGTTTTGTAAAACTCCATTTATTTCAACTCCTGTTTCTGATATGGAAAAACTTCTTGGAAAAAAATATATTACTCATTTTTCAGATGTAAATGATCTTTCAAGTAAAATAGGATATGTAAAAGATAATTATAATGAAGTAGTAGCAGATTTTCAAGAGAAATTTGATTATGCACAAAATAAATTTACAATAGAAAATATGGTAAATGAAACTATTTCAGTTTATAAAAAAGTTTTAAGATAA
- a CDS encoding polysaccharide deacetylase family protein, with protein MEILLLIPVFIFIYYSYKYAWWTKTIDYNYPRILMYHMISKHKKNAKFNGLRVTPTEFENQIKYLSYNNWTFFTMSELIEKKDNLPSKSIAITFDDGYEDNFTNAFPILKKYNAKATIYLVIDRHDREWSSKRKKKNSTGELKNEPKLLDEQIVELINSGLIEIGSHTMTHDNLPTLDKEQKIDEIRNSKLEIEKKFNTKCNSFCYPFGLYDKEDIKLVVELAYTNATTTTKGIDDLTKLDLFELKRITISGKDNMFAFKIKLKRGLRGLLK; from the coding sequence TTGGAGATATTACTTTTAATACCAGTATTTATTTTTATATATTATTCATATAAGTATGCCTGGTGGACTAAAACTATAGATTATAATTATCCTAGAATTTTAATGTATCATATGATTTCTAAGCATAAAAAAAATGCAAAATTTAATGGTCTTAGAGTAACACCTACAGAGTTCGAAAATCAGATAAAATATTTGAGTTATAATAATTGGACTTTTTTTACTATGAGCGAATTAATAGAAAAAAAAGATAATTTACCAAGTAAATCAATTGCAATAACTTTTGATGATGGTTATGAAGATAATTTTACAAATGCTTTCCCTATTTTAAAAAAATATAATGCTAAAGCTACAATTTATCTTGTTATTGACAGACATGATAGGGAGTGGTCATCAAAAAGGAAAAAGAAAAATAGTACTGGTGAATTGAAAAATGAACCAAAATTATTGGATGAACAAATTGTTGAATTAATAAATTCTGGTTTGATTGAAATTGGTTCTCATACTATGACACATGATAATTTACCAACTTTAGATAAAGAACAAAAAATAGATGAAATAAGAAATTCTAAATTAGAAATAGAAAAGAAGTTCAATACAAAATGTAATTCCTTTTGTTATCCTTTTGGTTTGTATGATAAAGAAGATATAAAGTTAGTTGTAGAATTGGCTTATACAAATGCAACGACTACAACAAAAGGTATAGATGATTTGACAAAATTAGATTTATTTGAGTTAAAAAGAATTACAATAAGCGGTAAAGATAATATGTTTGCCTTTAAAATTAAATTAAAAAGAGGATTAAGAGGTTTGCTAAAATGA
- a CDS encoding glycosyltransferase family 4 protein encodes MRIVQLLPELNEGGVERGVVELNREYVKLKIESYVISAGGKLENQINLDGGKHIKFDVCSKNIFTVFTRVAKLKKILKEIKPDIIHVRSRVPAWLIYFANKSLKIKVVSTVHGFNSVGFYSSIMQKADAVICVSNSIKEYIQKHYKTSESKITVIPRGIDLELFNPKNIDNDFINTFKKEFHLENKFIVSSVGRVTQLKDYETFIKAISLVKKELPNIVGLIVGGVRSDKEDYLNSLKNLIKELNLEDNITFTGSQSKIEQIYALSDVIVSSSKKPESFGRAVAEAICMNKPVIATNHGGVKDIIIENENGFFFEVGDEKELANNILKARNLEFDGYNYISNNFSLGNMVNRTIEVYKRLI; translated from the coding sequence ATGAGAATTGTGCAGTTACTTCCTGAACTAAATGAAGGTGGAGTTGAACGAGGGGTTGTTGAACTAAACCGTGAATATGTGAAACTAAAAATTGAGTCATATGTTATTAGTGCAGGGGGAAAACTAGAAAATCAAATAAATCTTGATGGTGGAAAGCACATAAAATTTGATGTATGTAGTAAAAATATTTTTACAGTTTTCACAAGAGTAGCAAAACTAAAAAAAATACTAAAAGAAATAAAACCAGATATTATTCATGTAAGAAGTCGGGTTCCTGCTTGGCTTATATATTTTGCAAATAAAAGTTTAAAGATCAAAGTTGTGAGTACTGTTCATGGTTTCAACAGTGTTGGATTTTATAGCTCTATCATGCAAAAAGCAGATGCAGTTATATGCGTGAGTAATAGTATAAAAGAGTACATACAAAAACATTATAAAACAAGTGAATCTAAAATAACAGTAATCCCTCGAGGAATAGATTTAGAACTTTTTAATCCAAAAAATATTGATAATGATTTTATTAATACTTTTAAAAAAGAGTTTCATTTAGAAAATAAATTTATAGTTTCAAGTGTTGGAAGAGTAACTCAACTAAAAGATTATGAAACATTTATAAAAGCTATTTCTTTAGTAAAAAAAGAGCTTCCAAATATAGTAGGCTTAATAGTTGGTGGCGTTAGAAGCGATAAAGAAGATTATTTAAACTCTTTGAAGAATTTAATAAAAGAATTAAATTTAGAAGATAATATTACATTTACAGGAAGTCAAAGCAAGATAGAACAAATCTATGCTTTAAGTGATGTCATTGTAAGCAGTTCAAAAAAACCAGAAAGCTTCGGTCGAGCAGTTGCTGAAGCTATTTGTATGAATAAACCAGTAATTGCTACAAATCATGGTGGTGTAAAAGATATAATTATTGAAAATGAAAATGGATTTTTCTTCGAAGTAGGTGATGAAAAAGAGTTAGCAAATAATATTTTAAAAGCTAGAAATTTAGAATTTGATGGATATAATTATATTTCTAACAATTTTTCTTTAGGGAATATGGTGAATAGAACAATAGAAGTTTATAAAAGGTTAATATAA